One genomic window of Candidatus Methylacidiphilales bacterium includes the following:
- the rlmN gene encoding 23S rRNA (adenine(2503)-C(2))-methyltransferase RlmN, with product MLKPFLLDHLPDEWEGMDKPSYRKDQVLDWIFKKATLSFLKMSNLPLSFRHTLEDKWELNALSLVKIQGSSDSTQKFLWRLRSGDYIESVLIPANIGQDGQRSKRLTVCLSTQVGCAYGCKFCASGLEGWKRNLSPAEIVSQILQIQALTQTRVDNLVFMGMGEPLANFDSLMRALEIIHAPWGLNIGARHVTISTSGLVPQILKLADRPEQFALAISLHAATDDIRNKIMPINRKYPLSLLLEACASYQKKKNRLITFEYILIEDLNDSLEQATLLAQHAKRIRAKINLIPYNKVDPLPWRRPSPDRIQAFLHTLRQHGVSATVRHEKGHDIDAACGQLRLKQLQNHQQLLTSDVSTTP from the coding sequence ATGTTGAAACCGTTTTTACTCGACCACCTTCCAGACGAATGGGAGGGAATGGATAAGCCATCTTATCGTAAGGATCAGGTGTTAGATTGGATTTTCAAGAAAGCGACATTGAGTTTTCTGAAAATGAGCAATCTCCCTCTATCCTTCCGACACACACTGGAGGACAAATGGGAGCTTAACGCATTATCCTTAGTCAAGATTCAAGGATCAAGCGACTCTACACAGAAGTTTTTATGGCGACTGAGATCAGGTGACTATATCGAGAGTGTTCTGATCCCTGCAAATATTGGACAGGACGGTCAACGTTCAAAACGTCTTACAGTTTGCCTATCAACACAGGTCGGTTGTGCTTACGGTTGCAAGTTTTGTGCTAGTGGACTCGAGGGGTGGAAACGGAATTTATCGCCAGCAGAAATTGTTAGCCAAATCTTACAGATACAAGCTCTCACACAGACACGTGTTGATAACCTTGTATTTATGGGAATGGGCGAGCCTCTCGCTAACTTCGATTCCCTCATGCGAGCTCTAGAGATTATTCATGCACCCTGGGGCTTAAACATTGGCGCCCGTCATGTCACCATTTCCACAAGCGGTCTTGTGCCTCAAATTTTGAAGCTCGCCGATCGTCCCGAACAATTTGCTTTAGCCATTTCACTTCATGCCGCCACCGATGATATCCGAAACAAAATCATGCCGATCAACCGCAAATATCCACTTTCTCTCTTGCTAGAAGCTTGTGCAAGCTATCAGAAAAAGAAAAATCGCCTAATTACTTTTGAATACATCCTCATTGAAGATTTGAACGACTCACTCGAACAGGCCACCTTACTCGCTCAACATGCTAAACGGATTCGCGCCAAGATAAACCTCATTCCTTATAACAAAGTGGATCCGTTACCATGGAGGCGTCCTTCCCCTGATCGAATCCAGGCATTTCTTCATACTCTTCGTCAGCATGGCGTTTCTGCAACGGTTCGTCATGAAAAGGGACATGATATTGATGCTGCATGCGGTCAATTACGCCTAAAACAGTTGCAGAACCATCAGCAACTTTTAACTTCTGATGTTAGCACCACTCCATGA
- a CDS encoding S8 family serine peptidase — MHKAFRVNPRFALICGLAILGVLLLKTLYKPNPKKPYSPARTSHGDPELALNFEGLINSIDQEASQKTSRATPQGQRYETQLPRGAIPNQRVLRFATDEELEQFREIADRYGLKTIGVISAYRAIAVEFENLYQFGNVLEQAPEPLGIDFNYRISIPPFSNAENKSFNPADYQSFHNNLVDWLGLNLSQASRNVPIIIALLDTPIRPHSAIPAGRVISMPPPKSDLLNQPETAASGHGTAIASILVGNHPLVPGIAPQSIIHSIPVLGNDGYGDSFTLAQGIQMALQSGARIINLSLGSAGDSSLLREAIADALARKVFVVAAAGNQGQPRVAFPAAYPGVLSVGAVDAAGKHLPFSNTGYDLVLTAPGWGINAAWKDEAFVRFSGTSAAAPVVSGAIVHLLNKFPSLTPQSLIQMLQTYSDDSGAPGYDPIYGHGMINIMRLLNQDIPNLRDVAIVSHHVPDEVGDLIPVQISVQNRGTRSESNIYVDVNMSWLPTQRLYFPMLGIGQTASQTLFIPRRDLEQRGQIELTSTVNMPQWSGGKKQTLQTLITRDQFKQP, encoded by the coding sequence ATGCACAAAGCTTTCAGGGTGAACCCTCGTTTTGCGTTAATCTGCGGGCTCGCAATTTTAGGGGTTCTTCTATTAAAAACTCTCTACAAACCGAATCCCAAAAAGCCTTACTCCCCTGCAAGGACTTCTCACGGGGACCCGGAGCTTGCCTTAAATTTTGAAGGTCTAATCAACAGCATAGACCAGGAGGCCTCACAAAAAACATCGCGCGCGACTCCTCAAGGACAACGCTACGAAACTCAACTGCCTCGAGGAGCAATTCCAAACCAAAGAGTCTTGCGGTTTGCTACCGATGAAGAACTGGAGCAATTTCGTGAAATAGCCGATAGGTATGGGCTGAAGACCATCGGGGTGATATCCGCATATCGGGCAATCGCTGTCGAATTTGAAAATTTATATCAGTTTGGAAACGTCTTAGAACAAGCCCCAGAGCCATTAGGAATTGATTTTAACTACCGCATCTCAATCCCACCATTTAGCAACGCTGAAAACAAATCGTTTAATCCAGCCGATTATCAATCTTTTCACAACAACCTTGTGGATTGGCTTGGTTTGAATTTGAGCCAAGCCTCTCGAAATGTTCCAATAATAATTGCATTATTAGACACGCCTATCCGACCCCATAGTGCTATACCAGCTGGGCGGGTCATCTCCATGCCTCCACCCAAGAGCGATTTGCTCAATCAACCAGAAACTGCAGCCTCAGGCCACGGGACGGCAATAGCCTCAATCTTAGTCGGAAATCATCCGCTTGTGCCAGGAATCGCACCACAGAGTATCATCCATAGCATTCCAGTGCTAGGCAATGACGGTTACGGAGACTCGTTTACATTAGCACAAGGGATTCAGATGGCCTTGCAGAGCGGCGCTAGGATTATCAACCTAAGCCTAGGAAGCGCCGGAGACAGCAGCCTTTTGCGCGAAGCTATCGCAGATGCTTTAGCAAGAAAGGTCTTTGTAGTAGCGGCTGCTGGAAACCAGGGACAACCGAGAGTAGCCTTCCCAGCTGCATACCCCGGCGTTCTATCCGTCGGCGCAGTCGATGCAGCAGGAAAGCATTTGCCGTTTTCAAATACAGGCTATGACCTTGTGCTGACCGCACCGGGTTGGGGAATAAACGCAGCTTGGAAAGACGAGGCCTTTGTGCGTTTTTCAGGAACATCAGCTGCTGCTCCCGTAGTCTCGGGAGCTATCGTTCACCTGTTAAACAAATTCCCGTCTCTCACTCCACAGAGCCTGATCCAGATGCTGCAAACTTACTCTGACGATTCCGGCGCGCCCGGATACGATCCGATATACGGACATGGAATGATCAATATCATGCGCTTACTAAACCAGGATATCCCCAACCTACGCGATGTCGCAATCGTCAGTCATCACGTCCCTGACGAGGTGGGAGATCTCATTCCTGTCCAAATTTCCGTTCAAAACCGCGGCACCCGTTCTGAAAGTAACATCTATGTGGACGTGAACATGTCATGGCTTCCGACTCAAAGACTTTATTTTCCCATGTTAGGTATAGGTCAAACAGCCTCTCAGACACTCTTCATTCCCCGTCGTGACTTAGAGCAACGAGGCCAAATTGAGCTCACCTCCACCGTAAATATGCCTCAATGGAGCGGAGGAAAGAAGCAAACGCTTCAGACACTCATTACACGCGATCAATTCAAACAGCCTTGA